TCAGGTAGAAATCACCTCGGAAACACTCTGCCGTGCGCTCTGGCTCCCCCTATAGGATGAATTTAGATCAATAAGTTTAGTTAGTGCGACTGGAGCTCGAGAACTTTTTTGTTAGTACAGACTCTAATAATATGCGAAAAAGGAAAACGTACTGTATACTCTGTAAAAAGAGAGAAGGGTCTGTCTGGTTTGACTCTGATGCCGAGGTCTCCCTCTTGTCCATGTGACACAACAGAACCATCTTCATCCACCACCTTAAACCAAAATAGTCCACAGTTCACTTCACAGGAAAACAAGCCAATTCAATAGATGAAAGAAAACAATGTATTACCTCAATtgcttttctgtcatttttaaaacttaatctttttatttttatgtaattattatatCTCAGTCCAtatattatagttattttcaataTGAAGTCAACTATTATTATACCCAGTTTAAACCCTAGACAGACTGTTACTGCACCTGAACATCATATCCTGGTGATGCCTTTCCAAAAGATCCTGGTTTGATCTTCATGCCTTTGAATGTGCCTGCTATTAAAACCTGGGTGGAAAAAAAGAGATATAACCTATCTTTGTTTGACAGCACACAAGACTATGCTTAATTTTATTCTCTGTCTCTATTATAAATATGTGACCATATAGATGAAAACAGATGCTAATTTAGGACCCATTTTTACTCATGTCTATAATGATCCTATAAAACCTGATTCAAGAAAAGAGTTTCAgctgtttaaaggaatagttaacccaaacatgaacatttgctgaaaatgtaagCACCCTTAGGCTACACAagatgtagataagtttgtttctttggagaaatttagcagtacatcacttgctcaacaaTTGATCCTccgcagtgaatgggtgccgtcagaatgagagtccaaacagctgataaaaacaacacaataatccacaccacggCTCCAGgccatcttgtgaagtgaaactTCACTTTTTTGAAcaagttgtgtggattacttgtggttTATTGTGATATGATttatgtttggactctcattttgacggcacccattcactgcagaggatccattggtgagcaagagatgtaaggctaaatttctccaaaattTTCtaattaagaaacaaactcttctacatcttggatggcttgagggtgagaaaatgttaaaatgtgagAACTATTCCTTTCAATGTTTATTTACAGTCTCAGTCTGTCCGTAACCCTCATAGATGTCCAGTCCAGTGAGTTCTTTCCATTTGCACATCACTTCTGGGTTAATGGGCTCTCCTGCACACAGACAGTGCTCAAGAGCCCTGAACGTAAACCTGTCAAAAACCACAAACAAAGATGAGGACTAGACCTGGACCAGATGAATCAGTCTCATTCTGCTGTGATCATTACAACATCCAGGTCAAGATTCTCAGTCATTTAATAACCAATTCAGTTAAAACTTGCAActtattcattaaaaacaaacttctgctgacagtatatatataaaaaccaaTAATCATAAATAGAGCCTCTAAAAACTTGTAAAGATAGAACTAAaagataattaatttaaatacaaatgggtagttgacaaataggcagtaaaaaatgcttttttagtaaaaaaaaaaaaaaaaaaaaaaaaaagaaacgcGCATATTTATGTAGTGTGAAGTCTACAatctttgagaaaatataaagggTCACTAACTTCGTCAATTCTTTCACTgcttttttaaaacacaattttactGAACTGTACCATAAatttgtcctatggtgtgatatagcaaaaattaagaaaaaaaaacctcttaataatacataaatagcaAGAGAGAGATTTATCTTCATTGCTAGACACATATTTTCATATAgtgctatttatttaatatgaaataataattttttccccatgaCTTGTTGGACAatttcaagacaaactttgCTGTCATTCGttcaaaactgctgaaaattacaccattttaagtcattttaagtgATATTTGTATCTCCCCATTGCAAtactcaactgttttttttttaaagatattttgagataaaaacaaatctatgGTTCTTTTatgtgtcacaccataggacattaCGTCACACTTAAGGACAGAAATTGTcgttattaaattgtttatatttaattttgaacatgTCAAAGGAGAAaggaattttaattttgatacaaacaatatcaacatgtattttaaacaaaacaaacaaaaaaaaaatgtatcaacaaaattcagtctCTTAGTCCaggggttctcaaccttttgcaagctgccgaatcgtttgaatgaacgactcaaagactcgcttaataaaaccgcttatcacctgcatttgcgctcactatcgacaaacccatcaaatttgttcaaaactcttttttttttaaataagtccaaacacattttaatttttattcaggagttatgtatatacaaaactataactttttatgacagtagattagtgataaaaaaaattgcaattttttttttttcaggtttttttccCTCCCATCCTGTAGCCTACTCGcaccccacccccacccccttTTGAGAACCACTGTCTTAGTCAATCAATATATTACTGAAACTCATCTAGCCCCCCGCCGCATGTGCAGCACAGCTAAATATGATTGATATTAAACTATATTCATTAAGATGtgaatgaatttttttaaactatatggCTACTCTTTTTAAGGCatcattttcattgtattttttttctgcattgttcTCTTAGGATCTCCTCCCTTCTGTGGATCCTTGttaattttctatatatatttcctTGTCCTCTCTCTTCCACTAATTTCTCTCCCTcaattctttttgttttgaaaacaaAGCATCACATTTTATGCttattttcatgacactttataacagtacaggttttctgtaaaaacatcagaaaatagtttaattaatgtaattattgtatttaagaacactgaaaatgatcaaaatgatCTTTGTCCTGTGGTGTGACAGTGCAGGTGTCACACCGGATGACATTttctgtcacaccataggacggTTTCAGCCTTTTTCTGTCTAACCTGTCATTAGTGGTAAGCaagacacatttgcataattttccatgattatgtagtttaacatgcagtttttaatgaaaaaaatatataatttaggaGTGTCGcaccaaaagacaaaaaagttaaatatttgaacaattctGAGACAAAAATGGTACCATGTGCACATGACATGGGCTTGACAGGGGGCTTCAGTAACACGACCATGAATGGGGCCCTTCAACTAATTAAAGTTTTCTCTGGAATTGGCCGATTTAAAATCAGGATATggtgtcacaccagaggacatggttttcagagacaaaatgtaTCAAGTTCCTACGTTTTCAGAAATATAtggatgaaaaaaatgattgccATTTACTAAAATAGACACTTGTACAATTATGCCGGaggtatttattaacatttttatgcttttctttttcatttataaaggtTGTAATTTATTGAACCATGCTTGAGacagtcacaccataggacaattttgagattcggctcaaaaataaaaaaattaattgaataaCACTGCATCTTTTATAACAACAGGTCCATGTGGAACAAAGAAATGTTTAACCATTTACTGCATTCTAAATAAcgacaatattaattatattcatttgaaagtgaaaatgcCATGTCACGTCAACAACCCAAATACATCACAGTCCACCAGTCACAGTCAGTACCTGGATATGTCATCCTGTACAAGCATTCGATAGGCTGTTGGTGCTGTGCAGAAGGTGGTGATGGGATAGCTGCTTAGAGTCTGTcaggagaaaaacaaacagcaaaaatCAACAAATCATATCAAGTTagattataatttttgttttttccataaAAGACTTTCATACAGCTTTGTtagggacattttttttaaagaatcaagAATCAACCAGAACATCCAGTCAAGAATGGACCAGTGGTGCTCCTGTACCTTGAGGACTGTACTTGTATCAAAACGTAGCATGtggtgaacaaacacacacgctcCCTGTATCCATGGTGCAAACACACTGCTCCATGCAGACTTGGCCCAACCTGTGTCTGACGTGTTCCAAAACATATCCTGTTCAGTCAGATCCAGCCAGTACCttaaaattcacacacacaaataaacattacatttatttgattaaaaatacagtaaagacagcaatattgtgaaatattattacaatttaaaacaactgtgttctattcaaatatattttaaaatgtaatttattcctgtaaagcaaagctgaattttcaatgtcttcagtgtcacatgatccttcagaaatcattctaatatgctgatttgatgttcaagaaacatttattattatcaataaaggAAAAATTTggactgcttaatattttttgtggaaaccaacATTTCTTAGGatgctttgatgaataaaaagttcaaaagaacagcatttatttgaaattatattttataacattgtaaatgtctttcccatttcttttgataaaattaatgcagccttccGGATTAAAAGTACTCAAACTTTCTATTGTGTACATTATTACATATGTACATAACTTTGAATGCATCTTTAGCTACATAACATCTATCAATTTTCACATCATTTAActttcataatgttacaaacctGCCGTTCACCGTGAGCCCCAGACCGTAACTACAGTGGCTGTGTTGGGTCATTTTTGGAGCTCCGGTTGTGCCACTGGTGAAGAAGATAGTCATGGCCTCCTCACTCCTGGTGTCCATGCAAACATGATCATCTGACACTTTTCTACTTTTCACAAATACAAAAtctgatcttaaaataaatcaccaatttgtaattttgtatacacttttaaggaatgcGCTCAGTCATTTCTTCAGTAAATTACAGTGCTCCCTGTACACACACATCTCTTGCTCTCCACTCACCCCATGAGTTCGGTCAGGTTGCCCCAGCCGTGCATGGCCCTGTGGGACAGCAGAAGCTTGGTGGAGATGGAAGGGCAGTCTGAGGCTACTGTGTCCAACAGTGGAGCCAAAGATTCATCTGTGATCACACACTTGGCCCCAGACATCTGCAGCCGGTGGCGGATATCTCGAGCAGTGAGCTGAGACGTGCCGGGGATCAGAACCGTACCTGTGCAAGGAAACAGGGAGTTTAAAGAGGAATcactgtgtgcgtgtgtgtatttagACCAAATAGTATGGAATTTAAATATCTGCCATCTATCGGTTCTCAgtcataacatgaaaataactGGCGGCTTATCTGGTAGAAAACGTTCAAATTACACACGTCAAATTTAAGCTGGTCTAAACTAGCATTGTCTCCCCAGCAGTGTGAATCAATAAAAGTAGACTAAAGTTTAACCCTAACAATGAACCAATGGAAAGGGAAACAGAACAAGGGTGaatgaatcctgaaaatgtCTCAGCATATGCCTGACAAGTCCATTTGAAAAGGACTGTGAGACTGTACCTGTTCGGAGACATGCCACATTAACCAGCCACCACTCAGGGACTCTGGGTAAGATGAGGAACACACGATCCCCTCTTTCCAAACTGCACACCTGATGAAGAACATTTGCAAGTCTTCTGGAGTGAAAGCCCAACTCCTCAAAACTCCACCGGACCTCCTCCCCGCTGTCATTAACCCACCACAGAGCTGGAAGAGACGACCTCTGTCCGATCTGTAATATACCACAACAATACACTGAACAAATAACTGTATGgcattaaaatgaactaaaacgaTTAGGATAATACAAGTCTCCACAAACATTATCTCATTATATAATAGTACACAGTAGTgatgggcggtatgaccaaaaatttatatcacggtatttttcaaaatgataccggtttcacggtatatgacggtttttttttcatgcatgaccggctgttaaccacattttctactgatagAGGGAGGAAAAATTGCAttagattgacttagaatgccctattttactgtcatgatgagcgaatattgtagaaaaattccactctaaatagtgactaaacacgacccattaatacatgttaaccaggagtcactctcatttataatcgcgacatcgtctgataaaatcaacattcaTCTAACGTTACACTAAAGAGCAGCTATGCAGCGCACtgagtaacaaactaaaaaataaacaaaacaaaaaagtgcataatattaacgaactatgctcatatttataattccaaaaAGTCAGTTAGCGGCAAGTgcttggaaacgctgttttgtactcatttactGACGAGTCTGCAGCGGTACGGCCAGCTGAATGCGGTGCTTtctctgccgctcgctgcacagaacagacgccgAGAGCGGCTACACTGCGCCGGAAGAGTCAGATCTCgcgctcgcggggcagcactggatcttccaactgaaccatttctaaggtttatccaaaaatgtcgctaggtttgtcagtttgtatattctatgggaaaaaagccgctaaaagggtctgaaagttgctaaataatatagtgctaaagtcgcgctcgtgtgtgtgagacgcgggagctgatggcagcCGGCGGTGGATATTGTGATGAATTCTTctgtcatcacgttctacagcttcagaactttCACGCTTAGTACgggctttatttaaaaataaaataaaatacatacaggtttagaacaacataagGTTTCGTAAACGAAGgggttattttttgtttgttttgtttttggtgagtgaattaataaaaagcaGTTCCTTATTGGCATTATGCTCcaagaagagaaaaagaaaggcaCCTAATAATTATTAGTAATGGACCTGTCATGTTTTATGGTGTTATTtgatttcacttttatttacaGAAATTGTATGGTAATACCTATGTCAAACGTAGGCCTACTTTAACTACTTATTtccaatattattattttattatatatttttttgccta
This portion of the Onychostoma macrolepis isolate SWU-2019 chromosome 02, ASM1243209v1, whole genome shotgun sequence genome encodes:
- the acsm3 gene encoding acyl-coenzyme A synthetase ACSM3, mitochondrial isoform X1 → MNLYVLRKSLFNYCLKISKRNEVRERGQWLQICRSKTSAPKNFSDYESTRRTYNIQVPQRFNFAKDVLEQWETKEKIGQRSSLPALWWVNDSGEEVRWSFEELGFHSRRLANVLHQVCSLERGDRVFLILPRVPEWWLVNVACLRTGTVLIPGTSQLTARDIRHRLQMSGAKCVITDESLAPLLDTVASDCPSISTKLLLSHRAMHGWGNLTELMGRKVSDDHVCMDTRSEEAMTIFFTSGTTGAPKMTQHSHCSYGLGLTVNGRYWLDLTEQDMFWNTSDTGWAKSAWSSVFAPWIQGACVFVHHMLRFDTSTVLKTLSSYPITTFCTAPTAYRMLVQDDISRFTFRALEHCLCAGEPINPEVMCKWKELTGLDIYEGYGQTETVLIAGTFKGMKIKPGSFGKASPGYDVQVVDEDGSVVSHGQEGDLGIRVKPDRPFSLFTEYTGEPERTAECFRGDFYLTGDRGVMDDEGYLWFIGRADDVILSAGYRIGPFEVENALIEHPAVAESAVVSSPDPVRGEVVKAFVVLTADYKSRDHKELIQELQTHVKTVTAPYKYPRKIEFVDHLPKTVSGKIRRVELRKKEWGQQTS
- the acsm3 gene encoding acyl-coenzyme A synthetase ACSM3, mitochondrial isoform X2 — its product is MNLYVLRKSLFNYCLKISKRNEVRERGQWLQICRSKTSAPKNFSDYESTRRTYNIQVPQRFNFAKDVLEQWETKEKIGQRSSLPALWWVNDSGEEVRWSFEELGFHSRRLANVLHQVCSLERGDRVFLILPRVPEWWLVNVACLRTGTVLIPGTSQLTARDIRHRLQMSGAKCVITDESLAPLLDTVASDCPSISTKLLLSHRAMHGWGNLTELMGKVSDDHVCMDTRSEEAMTIFFTSGTTGAPKMTQHSHCSYGLGLTVNGRYWLDLTEQDMFWNTSDTGWAKSAWSSVFAPWIQGACVFVHHMLRFDTSTVLKTLSSYPITTFCTAPTAYRMLVQDDISRFTFRALEHCLCAGEPINPEVMCKWKELTGLDIYEGYGQTETVLIAGTFKGMKIKPGSFGKASPGYDVQVVDEDGSVVSHGQEGDLGIRVKPDRPFSLFTEYTGEPERTAECFRGDFYLTGDRGVMDDEGYLWFIGRADDVILSAGYRIGPFEVENALIEHPAVAESAVVSSPDPVRGEVVKAFVVLTADYKSRDHKELIQELQTHVKTVTAPYKYPRKIEFVDHLPKTVSGKIRRVELRKKEWGQQTS